The sequence below is a genomic window from Canis aureus isolate CA01 chromosome 11, VMU_Caureus_v.1.0, whole genome shotgun sequence.
GGTTCCTCACAAAAGATTATTAAAACACTGAGAGAAAATCTCAGGGAGGAAGCCCAAATTAAAGGGGAAATAGTTTTGTTCATGAGGATAATAAAGGGTACGTCCTAAATTTTCAACTCaagagggaataaaaaaataagatcaactGAACTTTTATCCATATCACAGAGGAATGATGCTCCGCTCACCCCCTGCGGGATTCACAGGTTCCTCAGGCACGTTCCTTACGCAGAAGTTGGCATCCAGGGTACCAGTGGCTCATCGACAAATGATGACACGTCATGTGGCGCCAGAAGTCAACTCGGGATAATAGTTACCTACATGAGTGAAAGGCCTGCAGTCCCTTACCTCTCTCGTAGGCCTGCACacgcggcctccccgccccctcccgcagcTCTGCACacgcggcctccccgccccctcccgcagcTCTGCAcacccggcctccccgccccctcccgcagcTCTGCAcacccggcctccccgccccctcccgcagcTCTGCAcacccggcctccccgccccctcccgcagcTCTGCACAcccggcctccccgcctccctcccgcAGCTCTGCAcacccggcctccccgccccctcccgcagcTCTGCAcacccggcctccccgccccctcccgcagcTCTGCACACCCGGCCTCCTCGCCCCCTCCCGCAGCTCTGCACACccggcctccccccccccccctcccgcagCTCTGCACACCCGGCCTCCTCGCCCCCTCCCAGAGCTCTGCAGACACAGCGCTGCACACCCGGTCACCGACCCCGTGACTTCCGTTTCCGCCGCTCCCTCGGCTCCTCTAACAGAACCCGGCGAGTGCATGCGTCATGGGGCCCGTGGGCCGGCGCAAGCGCAGAGGCGGCCCGGGGGCATGCGCAGTGGCCTGCTCGCCCGGCGGACCATGGAGGCCCCGAGGCCCCCGCCGTGGGGGTGGCGTGGCCGGTGGCTGCTGCCGAGGCGAGGGGGCCTCCTGGCCGTGTGGCTCTGGGcgctggggctgctgctgctgccttaCCGTCTGGACGCGAAGCTGCCTCACGAAGAGGACGTACACTTTATCAATGAGTACGTGAACCTGCACAATGAGCTCCGGGGCAACGTCCTCCCCCGAGGCTCTAACTTGCGCTTCATGGTGAGGCTCTAACTTAGTGCTTCGTGGTGAGGCTCTAACCTGGGCCCCGGGGCGAGGCTCTAAGGCCGAACCACGTCCAGCttgcgcccccccacccccgcggccCCACGACCCCACGACCCCACGACCCCACGACCCCGACCCCGGGGCTGCTTCCCTGAGGCTGATGGATCGCGGCGACCGCGCTTTCTGCGTGGGTCTAAATCCACATAAAGGTCGTTGAGGCTGGGCTGGGACGTTTACTAAGCGCTGCCCCTGAATGCTGCTGTTGACCTTGTGAAGTCTGGGCCGAATGGACAGTCTCCAGGGGAAAACTGCCAAGTGGAGGCCACTACCTCGTGTGTGGTCTGATTGCAGGGCTGCAAAGACTGAATCATGCAATCCCGACCTAAAACATGCCCATTTAGGTCTTGTTTGTATGTGTATAGAGAAAGGCATGTAtacaaaagtgatttttttaacgATTAGTATTCTAAAGGgatatttattttccaatattcTATAATTATGTGTAATCTATGAAATTGAGAAAATGCCAAGAAAATCTTAGTATTGGTTTTCAGATACACTGTAACATGTACAAAGTATGTTGATTTTACAACTATTTTGCTGACTTATCTATGTGTATTTTTGTTCTTGTCCTTAAGTAAAATTAAGTAGAACTTAATGAGtctaaataatgataaaattacaCTTTTCTGGATATTTCCAGATAGCTAGCCAGGGAACagtatcttgtgatttttttttttttacatttctgagaCTATCCATAGAACTTTACATGTGCCTCTTTTATAGTATTTACCAAGTATCactatgtattaaaattttatatttataaactatAGAAGACAAAATTTATTCACGACTTTGCATTTTATTCCCCACATTACAGTAGTTTACATATACTTAGTATTCAGTAAACGGTTttagatgaatattttaaattattgtattaCTCTGTATAAAAGGAATAAGATTAAAAGTGTATATTCTGAAGACTACGTGTAAGAGTATTATAACCATTTGCATCATCTagcaatctgatttttaaattacaattatATAGATAGTCCTTTGCCTCACGAAATAGTTACTTCATTTATGATTAATCAAAAACATTTTGTCCCATGGAAATTCCACAAACAAGACCCATAAGCACAAAGTTAGCATTGTTTTCCTTAAATCAAATAAGAACTCAAGGaaaatagttcagaaaaaaaaaacttattattaatttgttttctttgctttttgcattctttttttcagaCTTGGGATGTAGCTTTGTCACGGACTGCTAGagcatgggggaaaaaatgtgtgGCTGAACATAATACTCACTTAGATGAACTAAATATGGCCCATCCTAAATTTAATGGTATTGGTGAAAACATATGGATTGGACCTGAAAATGAATTCACTGCAAGTATTGCTATCAGAAGTTggtatgaagagagaaaaaagtaccATTTTGAAAATGACAGTTGCTCTAGTGACTGTTCTCATTATAAACAGGtatctaatatttatattaattcaaCAGACTCCTTAATTACTTTACTACCAAGCTTTTTATTATGtttcaatattataaataaacttaaatggcAAAGTTATTACCTCTAATGGAATCAAAATTCTAATCAGTCCTAGATCTTCAAAATGTCTATGATTCCATGTATTACATGAGGCATACAGTTAAAACATTCCTTTAAATGTAATAAATCtcagggcccctggctggctcaggagtagagcatctgctttcggctcaggtcgtgatcctggggtcctgggatcgagtccgcatcaggctccccgcagggagcctgcttctccctctgcctgtgtctctgcctctctctgtgtctct
It includes:
- the GLIPR1L2 gene encoding GLIPR1-like protein 2; translation: MRHGARGPAQAQRRPGGMRSGLLARRTMEAPRPPPWGWRGRWLLPRRGGLLAVWLWALGLLLLPYRLDAKLPHEEDVHFINEYVNLHNELRGNVLPRGSNLRFMTWDVALSRTARAWGKKCVAEHNTHLDELNMAHPKFNGIGENIWIGPENEFTASIAIRSWYEERKKYHFENDSCSSDCSHYKQVVWDTSYKIGCAVTPCTKIGHIRYAVIFICNYAPGGSLSRRPYKQGVICTQCSRFDKCTDLLCSNADRDQSVYYRFWYPRWEVPRPIVCDPLCLFIFFLRMLCFTICITVVLIIQSRFPNILLEEEIMFASEVVEVQPEKLQEVKEEDKEKKKEEVKEEEGDKEEEEEDEEEGDEEGKVEEQ